CAAACCTTCAGCTGAAAATCACTCaagttttcacaaaaaaacacaatttttcatTATGTTACAGCATTCATTCATCTCTTCATATCTGTGCGTAGGTTGTGTAGCACAAAATTGATACGCTGCAGAGATTTTTACAAATCTGAATATTAAAAGAAATCCACTCTCTGAATTTAAATTTCAGAGTGTGGTATGCCATTACTGTTCTATTCAAATTACATAAACCTcttaaacagtatttttcagtaCATAAGTTATGGAACATGACTAttttctgtacaaaatttaagCATGCCAGGtgctttttatttctcaaattAAAAGCTTCAAAGAAGAAAAGTTAGGTTattgggtaacactttacaataacAGTACAAAAGAGCAATAAACTAAACCAATATATAATTAATGCATGACTCATGATGATTTAATGTATCAATTAATACAGGATGTGTCGTGAATTCCTATTGTTCATTGTTAGGAAATGTTCTGTTGCATGTGTCTGAAATGTCCTTTTCTATTTAACAAATTCCAGCTAATATcacttaaagcagctataatccacctatttataataataatgtaacaatgtgaaaacaatgtgaaaatgtgccatatcaactttaaaggtgatgatatgtcaatgctgtgttcacagcttgttccTGCTGCCcccaaaaggcaaaaaaaaaaaaatcagttattgcaggtttaagcaTGTGTTATGTACccttattataaagtgttaccactTCTTGATTAAGTATCTTTGAAATGACACCAAAAATCAGCCCAGTCATTCTGGCATCTAACTCTAACCCTGCTTGTTTCAGTCTGATCACAGGAGGCTCCTCCCTGACCTGGACCGAGTTTTTCACCCCACAGAGGGCTGGCAGCACCAGGGTGATCGCTACTCTGGACTGTCCCGCTCTCAGGCAGGTCGCTGGCCAGGCGTCTGTCACCATCGAGCCCTGAGGATCCCTGTAGGATCACTGAGGCCAGACATCTTTCAACTCACTTACACTTCAGCCCAAATATAGACCTATAACATATTAAGTGTATACAGTTTAATAGGTGTAGCTTCAGCATTTATGCTAACAATGGGGATGGTTTTAGTCACAAGCAAAGAGTGTGCAGATCTCTTAGATCTAAAAGatagtcatttttaaaagtgCAATTTGTTAATGCAAGTTTAAAAAGAggctaattaacacatttttgtacCATATCAAACATTTTGACAGTTAAAGGGCAACTGTTTTATGATAAAGAATCAGTTCAACTCAAATCTATGATTAGTAGTGTAAGTACAGTGAGTTTGGCTGTCTTCGAAATCACTCCTTCATTTAatcattcactactccctatataataaGACCCTTTatagtttactctatagtgagcagtaaactGAGATTTCAGACACTAATAAATCATCGTTATTTTGGATCATCACTGAGAATTGTCATATCCCCCAGACTGTTAATTTTCACATCTGTAAAACGCAGTGCACTGCATTGTGGCATTTTGGCCATTGACGCTGCTTTTGTTGTTCAGTTGtggaatttttgagggcactatgTAGTGTCTAAATTTCACACTCAGaattcagaaacaaataaaatggcagagaGTAAATATAGGGCACTATAGAGTAAATAGGTGCGAGATGTCGGACACAGCCTGTTTATTTTAACGCTGcattaatcaaaatcagaatTACTCCAAagctgaaagacacacacagtcctgatatATTAATGTCTTATGAAGTCAATagggctaacatgttagcaaaaaTTGCCTCCTTACAAGtccaacagacacagagcaacattatcaacCCACCTGTTTTCTGGTGTTCTGATGTAtttaagtctaatattcactctccttttagtttaagtctccaccaactcctgagaaaaatatctgggtcAATATTTGCTAAGTGTTCaattttcttcaccagctagttgctaactttgtctgtctgccgtttggtgccaGGTAGGTTTTTTGCAATGGATTTATCAGAGCTGGGTTTCCTGAAAATGGCTTCCTGCAGCTGCTAGAATAAGGGTTGATTGGGGCAGTGAGACTGAACAAAAAAGCAATTGTGCCATAAAACCGAAACAATGAGccaaaagaggctaaaaagtgcaacagaactgcagagttgggtgataattctctgtggatgtGAGATATGAGCGACCCATTTGAtgatatgtttaatttaatatagaaaatattgattaatgcagcttcaaCTTAATTTTCTAAATTTTCTCCCACTATGCAACTATTAAACTGAAGTGTTAATGTTTCTGCTTGAGTACCGTAAAGATCTCTTTCCACCTCTATATATCAGTATACAAAATTTGTTTCTTCCCATTTTTTCTTTGTACAAGAACAAATGCAAATATCAACTAAATAAAAGATTCCctataagtgtgtgtttatgtgagtcAGTGGTGATAATTGGTTGTCTTCTTGTCATCTTTACTTCATGAGCAACAAAGTCTAAAACTTCACAGACACCATCAATGATTCAACAAATTTTATAAGATTGGTAGTAAACTCAAaatcagacagaaaatgaatcgttAACTGTTTGAAAAGCCAGAAACAGTACATCTTGtaatctaaaaaacaaaagtgcaacAGTAAAACATCCTCATTCCTAGAGGAATTACCCTGCAGGTAGCCAAGTAGCTAAAGTTACGTTTGGGCCGAAAACCCTGACCcagttttgactttttttcacttaaactttaaaaactgAAGATTTACATGTATATTTATGCTCAAATTTACAATTTTCATTTGGATTTTACTAAATCTCAAAGATgctgttacatactgtataactaTAACTTTAAGTTAACATACTTGTAAACATCACAAACAATCAAAagcttatttttttactttattcttAAGACTAGAGGTGGAAGTAAcgaattacatttactctcttTAATggaacaaagtttttttttgtgtattttttttttaatctgcaatTTTATTTGTACTTACTTTTGATCTACAGTATTGTACTTTGTGCTACATTTCAAGTCTCATCCGttacagagtaaaaacaatAGTCACAAGAAAAAGTCCGGATAAACCGTGTGAGAGAATGGAACAAAAGAAAGGAGCCAAATCAGCATCTGCAGCAGAGAAaaagctgctggtgtgtctggGGCTGCAGGAGGGCAGAGCCCGAGAGAGCTCCATGTCCAGAGAGGTGACACTCTGCACTCAGCTGACTCTGGAAAACATACATGTTCAGTGCCGGGGGGTGTGGGGGATGCAGTCGCGACCAGGCCTGGCTTAGCAGTTTACAACAATGCAATATTAAAAAGAACGTCATTATGGGTTAGCATAGTTAGCATAGTTAAAAAAAGGTTGCATCTACCTTAATTAATTACTGGTGCATCTACCTTAATTAATTACTGGTTTAATGCACCACCTGGCGAGCACGCTAATTGACCCATATCACATATAACACACCCACGACCTTGCCTGACCAACAGGTGCACGCAGGGtctggctaacatgctaaatgctaaaacgCTCATGGTGGATCCTCCAACGGTGACTTTGCGTTCACTATGAAACTTCTATCATAAGTTaggcctttctgctgtttgtgaCAATAATCCCTGATGTGACTGCAGAGACTCTTTCAGATCAAAGTTTTTGAATTTGAGGCATGCACTGGTTATATTAAGCTTTGAGAATGAACGAACAGAGAACTTGAACAACGACAGGTgagtacaacaacaaactcaCTGACGGATGGAGAACGTCAACAACATGgcgttgtgtgtgtggtgtgtgtgtgcgcacaacATGTTGTGCAAAAACTGTGCAGCCCTCTTTTTGctttaatatgtgtgtttggggCTGCAGCCGCTGTggattttttattgttaaaacagCTCAGTTTATTGAATTTACTGTTGGTTTGCACATGAGGGCATCTGTGatgtgtatacatttttgtagCCTAAATGTGTTCTTTGATCTAATAGGTCCATCATATAACATCTTCATCATATACAATTTTTTCTGTACATACCATGTAATACATCACTTTTCCCTCACTTGAAGGTGATGAGGTAGTCTGGGTATGCTTGGTTATCATGGAACACAACATACATGTTGGGGTTGTTTATTCTATCCACCACACTGTCGTAGCGGTCATGGGGCCGCTGGTCACTGCGTGGCGGAGGAACCTTCATGTTGTTTTGGCCCAGAGTGTAGATGCCAGTCAGGACTCGGGCCACAAACATTAACTGAGAACCATCAGCAGCTGGCTTGGAGTAGGTGGGGTTGGCTGAGTAGCTGGCGTCTACAGCAAAGTAGGTACCATGACCAAATGCAGTTGCTGAGAAAAATAGGAAATAGGGAATTAACAACAAGTCAATACCTAAACAACAGTGCCTTCCTAAATGATCAATATGATTGCTTCAGAAACTATTCATATGAGTTTTActaactaaaactacttggttaggattGAGGAAAGATAATCAGAAACCAATGTTGACCGTTGTTAGGAGACAAGGTGCAAAATGTGGTTACTGGTGTAAACAACAGACACTTTGTATTCGGCAGTTTCTAAAACCTGAAGAGATTGCTGGTCAAGAAAATGTAAACGGGTCGTTTTAAGCCTTTGAAGAAATGACCAATACTGTCAATTaaagggaaaggaaaagaggTAAAAGGAAAACAGGTCCTTCTTTTATCTGAAATTTCCAGGAAGTGATGCTTTTTAAACAGAGGCAAAAACAGTGATTTgttctgaataaataaaatgtaaatgcagacGTCATTGTTGCATCATTTTTGGCCAGACCCTACAATGCTGAAGCAATGATTACTTATTACTGTGAATTGGTCCAAAAGATCTTTACCATTTTGCCCAGCAAAGCGTCTGTTGAACCCAGTTTTCATGATGGAGTCACAGTTGTCCTGGGTCGTCCCATGGTACAGAAGCttttcacctgctccaccttcCTGTATGTTCCTATCAGTAATGTGCTTCTTCTGTACTTCATAGGCACGTCGGAGATGAACATTCTGCAAGCGCTCAATCTATCAAGAAAACAACAATAGTGAGCTGCCAAATTTGCCTTGGAAGGATGGAAACATTTTGACTctataatatatttaaagtaaaatgtgagGGATACCCTCTCATAAAAAATTCCATTCATCTAGATGAAAGCTATTAAGCTATCATAGATCTAAACTGGGAGGTGccaaaatttaattttgtgtacTCCATGTCTAAAGACAATGAAATGTCTTTTCCAGTAAAAGCTCCCCACCTTCATTACAGTCTTGGAGACAGTTCGTTTGAAGGCCTCCTTCACTGTCCGGTACTCTGCAGAGGAAGGCTGCAGTGCAACCACTTTTAAAACTTCACCCGCAGCCATGTTGTCCCAGTACAGGGGGAGAGGGAAGTctgaaaaaaggacaaaatgacTGGGAAAATGTCAGATATTAagagtaaatgtgttttgtttccaaatTTTCCCTTGCTGTAGGCAGAGAAGCAGAATTTTATTTGGTTAAATGAGGCAAATCTATAAGGTCTTAAATACAGAGAACGGGACCTTTTTCtctattgtttcattttgtgattTACAGAAAATCTTTCATGGAGCAGCTTGAAGTTATTGCTTAAGTTTGGTATTTAATGGGATTGAGTGTTACaatgaaatcaaaacaaaaccccTTACGTTCTTACTTTTAACTAGAGCCCAACCAATACATTGGCATACATCAATATCAGGTTTTGACAGATGTGCAAAGACATTGCAAAGCAGCACACTGCAGAAATAAATGTTGTACTGGCAGCATTTTCTAACTCCATATGCTGATGAAGATTAagtgatatgatcgaaagctccagagcagctgCTAAATGGATTATGTGGTGAAAGTTTTGTCGACTACAGTTTCCAAGGATGAtctttgaattattatttttattttatcttatgtaaaataatgtgttttagtAATGTTTAGTGTATAAAAATGaactgttttgttgtatttactGTTTCTTCTGATTATAatgttcaaatgtaaaaaatcttcaccacaaaatgtttgtttgtgttatgaTTTAATACATAACAACAATTatgttattttgatttttattattttgttgccTAGTATCAATATTGCTTTCGGTCTCAAACTCCAGTATCAGTCAGACTAATTTTGTAACATCACTCATCTAGAACCACCTTCTCACCTGGCAGATTTACAAGTCGTTTCAGCATCGCCGTCTGTCCAGTTACCTCTCTTGTGGCCTCCAATCTCTGTGGATCTACACTCCACAGGATGCCCAGTGCGTCCGCTATCCCTCCTGCTATATCATTATTTTCCAGgttgtgattggatgttttgGGGAGTCTCTCCCAGTTGCCGTTCGGTCCCAGGATGCACCATGCCACACGAGTGTAcaaatcctcctcctccctgactCTCACCTCTCTTCTGAGGGACCCATGCAGAGAGACATTAATCATCTGCCTCACCTGGTTGACCCCATCTTTTAACCCACTAACTGTTAAGCTGCCCTGGCCGGACTGGTCCTTCTGCATGTACAGACCCTCGGTCTCCACCAGCTGCTTCAGATCCTCCACGTCGTCCTGGGTGAGGCATGCCATCTCCTCCTTTTTGAAGGTTTGAGTAGAGCACTGAGCCTGATACAGATTCTTCAGTTTTGTCTTGGCATCATCAACATCCTTTCTGGAAAGACCCAGGAACAGGAAGACGGACTGTTGACTTGTGTAGCTGGTAGGGAGGATGCTATGGTCTGCGCTCAGAGTCGAAGGGGGTTGTTGTTGATATTGTTGCTGTACATGAGGCCACTGAGGCATTGACACTATAAGGTAGATCAAATGATGAATATCAGTGAAAATTCCTAATAATATAAGATAATTCTGATAAAAAAGAGCAaccacaaaagaagaaaattctGTTCTCACCTCTGTTGATTACAGCAGTGGAATACATTTGCATTGCTTCCTTTTTAAACGCCAAGAAGACATTGATCTTAAACAAGACAAGGCGGATGTTGGTGAGACAGTAGAGGGGAGTGGACGACGTGGCAGCCTTGACACCTCGGAGGATGGCACCTGCCACGACACCAGGGTCCAACCCACCAGTTCCTGCACAAATGGTTTTACTGGAAGAATTAAACTGACACTGACTTGAActacaaaatgaacatttaggtgtatgtgtgtgattttataTTGAACATCTAAAAAGTCTTACAAAATACTTACCAGCACAGATGGCAGGAATGGCCACGGACTTGAATCCAAATGCTTCACAATGTTCAATGATGCGACACACCAGTTGTTCAATGATACCTGCATCCCTTTCTCCACACACATGTAAAATGGCTTCACAGAAGAATGATCCAGACTGGGATACAAAAACTTCTCCTCGCTTCACTTTTGctacacaaaacacaagaaagacaAGATGAGTAAGAAGCTgttatgtgtgttttgcttgAACATGTCTTGCTGGTCCTTTTTTCTCACCTGCTTTTAGTTCAGCCTCCACCTCTGGTCCAGCAATGGTTAAGATGTCTTTGCACACACCATCTGTAGAATAAATATGATATTTATTGTAGAACAAGACAAGACtacgagtctacagccatgctaacagctctgtgaggctgtacttaggcacagtggtgcattgagctaaatgctaatgtcagcatgctaacatgctctcactggcaatgctaacatgttgatgttgaacacgtaaaatgtttaccatccatgttttgcatgttagcatgctaacatttgctactagcacttaacacaaagtacagctgaggctgatgggaatgtcagttgtgcaaagacacagaaaaaattaagggatcaccaacATTATAAcaattcatcctcaggggaacatgaatgtgtataccaaatttcatggcaatcaatatAATAGTTGTcgaaacattttagaaaaaaacacttctgtcAACCTTATGGTGGCCCTATATGAAAAGTCAAGGGCTCAACAAAGTCATTAGTATTCATCATCTAGGAACCATGAACGCTTTTACCAAATGTTGTACCAATCCGTCGAGTAGATGTTGCGATATTTtacagaataagtgaaaactttgacctgctactaacactagatgaaaagtaaaaaagtaaggggaccaccaaagtcattaggattcaccctctgggcaccatgaatgtctgtatcaaatttcatgacaatccatctgatagttgttgagatatttcagtctggaacaaagtcATGAACctaccatccctagagccacaccgctaACGTGGCTACAAATAATTCTGCAGTTACAACATGGTCTTCTGCTCACTAGGACATCTGGCCTTTTTAGGCATCctcagctacagcagctctcaCTCACCGTTCTGAAAATTTGTGAAGTCAGTCGTGTTCACCACAGCATCTGTAATCTCATTAGTGATGTCACCAAACACCAGCTGTAGTTTAATCCCTCCTCCTACTGTCATTGTGATGTCATCAAGGTCACTGGTGAGGGACCTGAAGATTGCTAATAGGAAGAACATCACAACATGTTGTATATTTGTCTCATATTTAATCTGATAATTGAGAATGCCAATGGAAATTAATtgctaataaataaacacttgaaaaaatgtattagtgGTGCAGACTCCTTACTGTATTTGTAATTAACAGTTACAAGTTCAAAGTAGTCTGAGCAGCTGTCTAGTTTACCTTGGCCTCCCTGGTTCATATTTAAGCTAAGGTGCCTGTGGACATCATGGTAGCACTGTAAATCAAAAAGCCAGTATTAAACACTTTCTCATCAATAAATCCTGCATGCATGCATCTTTCAAACCAGTTGTTCAAGTGTTGATAGTCACCTCCTCAGAGTTAGGATAGCCTGGTTTAATGACGATGTGGATGGTTGAGAGAGACCCAGAGGACGCAGATAATCCAAACTGGTGAATGTTCTCAGTCAGGACTTGAATGGCTTCTCTCAGCGGGTATTTTAAAACAATTCCATGTCCGATAACTGGAAAGGCCACTGAGCACAAACGCTGCTGTACACAGAGGTCTAAACACTTCTTCAGCCCATTACCAAGTGCCTACAAAACCAGAATCAGACTTTTTTCAAAAGTTTCCACCTACATTGCACATAGCTCTAAAATGTGTGAAGGAAGCTAGAGTTTTGTAGAGCTGAACTTTATTAGACAGAGTAAAATAACTCTTAAAAATGCATCTTTTACAATACACAGTTATACAAAGTTCCATGTTCAAAAGACTAGCCCATACAGTTAAATCTTGAATCAATAAGCTAGTTAGCTTGCTTGTTTACCATCTAAAGGCCTGAGTATGCCTCAAACAAAGTCCTTGTTGGATCGttgaaaccccctccccccataCCTTTCCAACGTTGGAAGTGGGAGGGGTGGCGTCCGACAGcttttgtaactttccaaaactgaCAATTCATGAATCCACTTTATGCAGCATTTGGCCATGTGTGTagaggtgagaaagtaggcaggatttgaacttctctctcaagcttcTTTTGTCATTCTTCTCACAACTACTTCAGGTACTTTTTATGCATACGAACAAGCACAgcaccatgaatgcctttgaggagaaACTTTAAATGTGGCCATGCAGAACAGCTATGATCACTTTGCCTTTAGACATGGTCGGACAACACTTCGTATAAACTACTTTGTTTCAAGCATACCACTGCCTTAAGATCACAAATGTCATAGTCATTCTTTTTGGATTCAATCACTGAGGTTTCAGTCAACCAATAAAATTTCTGTCTTAAGATTGTGCCTGAAGAAAACCGGCAGAAATTATTATATATCAAAATCCTCAAAAGTAATCATCAAGATTTGTGCATTACTGATTTTGTTTGCCATTAACAttgcattttctgtctgtgtctaatTCCTGGCGcttaaatgcaaaaacaatatttcaattGTTCTACTGTGAAGTCCACTACAATGGTGTTATgtcagtaagtggaccttgaattTGAACTCATCCTTTGCCTACACCCATAGTGTTTGAATCCACCATGTATTTCATTTTACCTGCACACTCTGCCCTCTGACTCCATCCCATGGGAAGCACTCAATGAAGAAGAGCTTGGAGCAGCCCAGAGATGGAGGCCCATCAACCTGCAGAACATCACCAGGGGCGAGGGTACAACTGGCTGCCATCAAGTTAAACTTTGACTTGATTGCATTCCCTGCTTTATTCAACAGACATTTACCAATTTTTGTAGAATTTAGCTTCCCGTTGTGCATGGGGACCACCAACACATTCACCTGTAGaaataatgtgaaataataTCAGTGTGAGTGTTGCATTAATGCTGTATTAGTTTATGTAAAGTAGAACAGAAATTGTTGAACCTGCTCATCCACCAAACTGCCAAGCTTGATCTCCAGGCTTGTCTTGTTGACCACAGTGCTCCCAACAGTGCTGTGCCTTCTGGTGATGGAAGGTCTGGGTGTGATGCTGCTGGGGCTGCTAAAgctttgtgatttatttttcacatttggggAGTACAGACCTTGCTGTTCCCTGATAAGGACCTGACAGGAGCTCTCTACCAGCTCCTTGCTTTCTTTGCCCTCTGCTTGGAAGTACCGCTGAGCCCTTGGTCCATCTAGAACTAGTGTGTCTGATGCCAAACAGGCTAGAGCTGAGTTTAAGGCCTGCTGGGCCTCCTGGACCAGACAACGGGGGCCAGACACAAGTACAGAAGGATATGGGAAATGCG
This sequence is a window from Siniperca chuatsi isolate FFG_IHB_CAS linkage group LG22, ASM2008510v1, whole genome shotgun sequence. Protein-coding genes within it:
- the LOC122869917 gene encoding protein mono-ADP-ribosyltransferase PARP14-like, with protein sequence MDEYQHPLFFETKDLADREKEKIRRYFQKRRDSGGGDCGLIEKAGGNTYKISFKEKEDQERVLQRKFHTISLPCGELRLTVSRTSSPQNPDPSHSQIFTKTNTKGLEKIFRIDIFLLYYLKDSPKASKVLQKQLSSIGCTVEFNFDEEEAVVRGDIEKGPGGAFGSAAEKWNIQVDQVFICLTEKYLCYHVVEPKQVKILLHDRSFVTDDIKVYTKSGYAVVVGEVEAVKERIAILEKSLPTQKELPIVEKQFKLVEEEFSREMRAHCPDVKIHRGNAMIILEGPNKEVQSGATKLDELIKKVKEKKVNLPTVLVTFITSSGAISKYQARFQQSLRNPVSLEVGSDLVLSSLSSDALDEALAAVQRDLSVATVKLQGAAAARPDLDKVKEIMIKAKNEANCQERRVDVSFIPGPSGTAVTKVRLVGYSQNVNKLKEVLHDYQMNQVRTQEVMNLPHPELVDCFDKILALIGMKKTKVTFKTTHFPYPSVLVSGPRCLVQEAQQALNSALACLASDTLVLDGPRAQRYFQAEGKESKELVESSCQVLIREQQGLYSPNVKNKSQSFSSPSSITPRPSITRRHSTVGSTVVNKTSLEIKLGSLVDEQVNVLVVPMHNGKLNSTKIGKCLLNKAGNAIKSKFNLMAASCTLAPGDVLQVDGPPSLGCSKLFFIECFPWDGVRGQSVQALGNGLKKCLDLCVQQRLCSVAFPVIGHGIVLKYPLREAIQVLTENIHQFGLSASSGSLSTIHIVIKPGYPNSEECYHDVHRHLSLNMNQGGQAIFRSLTSDLDDITMTVGGGIKLQLVFGDITNEITDAVVNTTDFTNFQNDGVCKDILTIAGPEVEAELKAAKVKRGEVFVSQSGSFFCEAILHVCGERDAGIIEQLVCRIIEHCEAFGFKSVAIPAICAGTGGLDPGVVAGAILRGVKAATSSTPLYCLTNIRLVLFKINVFLAFKKEAMQMYSTAVINRVSMPQWPHVQQQYQQQPPSTLSADHSILPTSYTSQQSVFLFLGLSRKDVDDAKTKLKNLYQAQCSTQTFKKEEMACLTQDDVEDLKQLVETEGLYMQKDQSGQGSLTVSGLKDGVNQVRQMINVSLHGSLRREVRVREEEDLYTRVAWCILGPNGNWERLPKTSNHNLENNDIAGGIADALGILWSVDPQRLEATREVTGQTAMLKRLVNLPDFPLPLYWDNMAAGEVLKVVALQPSSAEYRTVKEAFKRTVSKTVMKIERLQNVHLRRAYEVQKKHITDRNIQEGGAGEKLLYHGTTQDNCDSIMKTGFNRRFAGQNATAFGHGTYFAVDASYSANPTYSKPAADGSQLMFVARVLTGIYTLGQNNMKVPPPRSDQRPHDRYDSVVDRINNPNMYVVFHDNQAYPDYLITFK